One Desulfovibrio inopinatus DSM 10711 genomic window, CATACGGCAACGATTTTGATCCCCCTTGCCCCGAAGCCGACGGATGGACACATATTAAGACGTCCTTGGCTTGCTGAAACGGTTTCGCCCGTCGCCAAACCACCATCCCAGAGGGAAAAATGACGCAGCTTACCAAAACTTTCGGAAAAATCAAAAACACGCTGGCCATTCCTCACCTGCTGAATTTGCAGGTCGATTCCTATGAGCTTTTTTTACAGCGTGATGTTTCTCCGGCCAGCCGGGAAGACGTCGGTCTCGAAGGCGTTTTTCGGTCGGTTTTTCCCATTGAGGATTTTAACAAGACAGCCAGCCTTGAATACGTAAGCTACGAGATCGGGGAGCCCAAGTACGATCAGGCCGAATGCATCACCAAAGGATTGACCTACGAGGCTCCGCTTCGCATCAAAGTGCGATTGGTGGTCTATGACGTTGACGAAGAAACCGAAAACCGGACCATTCGCGATATCAAGGAACAGGTCATTTATTTCGGTACCGTGCCCCTTATGACTGAAAAGGGCACGTTTATCATCAACGGCACCGAACGTGTTATCGTCAACCAATTGCAGCGTTCGCCCGGTATTATTTTCGAACATGATTCCGGCAAAAGTCATACCTCCCGCAAGGTGTTGTACTCATGCCGTATCATCCCCATGCGTGGCTCCTGGCTTGATTTCGATTTCGATCACAAAGATATTTTGCACGTTCGTATTGACCGTCGCAGAAAAATGCCCGCCACCATCTTGTTTAAGGCAATGGGCATGTCGAAAGCCGATATCCTTGGATACTTCTATAAAACCGAGTATTACCGTCTTGAAGGCGACAAGGTTTTTCGCGAAATTCACGAAGATTTTTTCCGGAAGGAAAAAGCGATCGCTGATATCGTGGACAAAGATGGCAACGTCATCATCGCCGAAGGCAAGATGATCAACAAGCGCGGCTGGCGTCTTATGATGCAAGCCAATGTTGAGACGATGGAAATCGAGCCGGAATTTCTTCCTGGTTCTTTTGTTGCTGACGATGTCGTTGACCCTGAAACTGGTGAAATTTTGGCTGAAGCTGGCGATGAATTGACCCCGGAAATCATCGAAAGCATTAAAGAGTCAGAAAACACCCGTATTCCTGTGCTGTATACGCGCGGCATTGATGTATCATCGTCTATGCGCGATACGCTTATTCTCGACAAGACCGTCGACATGATCGGGGCACAGGTTGAGATTTATCGTCGCCTGCGTCCGAGTTCGCCTCCGACCCCTGAAATTGCGGCCAACTTTTTTGAAAATCTTTTTCGCAATCCCGACTACTACGATCTGTCGCCAGTTGGCCGGTACAAACTCAATGTACGTCTGAACTTGGATTTGCCTCTCGATCACCGCACATTGTCCAATGACGACATCTTGCGTTCGGTTAAGCATCTGACCTGGTTGAAGGACAGCCACGGACCTGCTGATGACATCGACCACTTGGGGAACCGTCGTGTTCGTCCGGTCGGTGAACTCGTCGAGAACCAATACCGCATCGGTCTTGTTCGTATGGAACGGGCGATTAAGGAGCGCATGAGCCTGCAGGAAGTTGCGACGCTCATGCCGCATGACTTGATCAACCCGAAGCCAGTCGCGGCTGTGCTGAAGGAATTTTTCGGCACGTCACAGTTGTCCCAGTTTATGGACCAGACCAATGCTTTGTCCGAAGTGACTCACAAACGTCGTTTGTCCGCTCTGGGACCTGGTGGTCTGACACGCGAACGCGCCGGTTTTGAAGTTCGCGACGTGCACACTTCACACTACGGTCGTATCTGCCCGATTGAAACTCCGGAAGGACCGAACATTGGTCTTATCGTTTCTTTGACAACCTACTCCTGTGTTAACGACTTCGGGTTCATCGAAACTCCGTATCGTGTCGTGAAAGATGGAGTGGTTACTGAGGACGTTAAGTATCTGGATGCGACACGCGAAGCCGATGAAGTCATTGCCGGTGCCAACACCGAGCTCGATGACGATGGGCGCTTTAAACATGAGTTCGTTAGTGCACGTGTGAAAGGCGACTTAATTACGCAGTTGCCCGAAGACGTAACCTTAATGGACATCTCGCCGAGTCAGATTGTCTCGATTTCTGCTGCACTTATTCCTTTCTTGGAACACGATGACGCCAACCGGGCGCTCATGGGATCCAACATGCAACGTCAGGCTGTGCCGTTGTTGCGTTGCGATAGACCACTTGTCGGTACCGGGATGGAAGGGCCAGTGGCCCGTGACTCGGGTGCCTGTCTTTTAGCTGAGGCCGATGGCGAAATCTTTTTCGTCGATGCCGAGCGTTTTGTGGTGCGGTATGAAGGGGATATTTACCCTGAAACCGGCGGAGTACGCGCCTACGAACTGCAGAAGTTTCATAAATCCAACCAAAATACGTGTTTTGGTCAACGTCCCCGCCTGCCTGTTGGCACAAAGATCAAGAAGGGCGACGTTCTGGCCGATGGTCCTGGTATTGAACATGGCGAATTGGCCTTGGGTAAGAACCTGCTTGTCGCCTTTATGCCGTGGTGCGGATACAACTACGAAGACTCGATCCTCATTTCTGAGCGCGTCGTGAAAGAAGATGTTTTCACGTCCGTGCATATCGAAGAATTCGAAGTTGTTGCCCGTGATACCAAGTTGGGACCGGAAGAAATCACACGAGACATTCCCAACGTGGGCGAAGAAATGCTGAAAGACCTTGACGATTGCGGCATTATTCGCATTGGCGCCAAGGTGAAGCCTGATGATATCATGGTTGGGAAAATCACGCCGAAGGGTGAAACGCAGTTAACGCCGGAAGAAAAATTGCTTCGGGCGATCTTCGGAGATAAAGCCCGGGATGTGAAAAATACTTCGCTTAAGGTGCCGCCCGGAATCGAAGGGACGGTCATTGATGTTCGCGTTTTCAACCGGCGCAGTGGTGACAAAGACGAGCGCACCAAGTCGATTGAAGATTTTGAACTCAACAAACTTGATGTCAAAGAAGAGTCGCAGATCGCCGCTCTCAACGTGACAACGCGTGAGAAAATTTGGGCCATAGCTGGTGGAAAGATTGTTGCCACAACAATCATGGGACACAGAAAAGGTGAAGTGCTTCTCGAAGCCAACCAGCCCCTGCGCGAAGATATTCTGCAGGTGCTTCCCGTCAAAAAGCTTGCCGGCGTATTCGCTACACGAGAAGTGAACGATGAAATCGATCAACTTCTTGAACACTATGAAAATCAGGTGGTATACATCAAGAACATCTATGATCAAAAGCGAGGCAAAGTCACCGAAGGTGATGATTTGCCGCCTGGGGTCATCAAGATGGTCAAGGTGTATGTGGCGGTGAAACGTAAGCTCAACGTCGGTGACAAAATGGCCGGTCGCCATGGGAACAAAGGGGTTGTCTCCTGTATTTTGCCCATTGAAGACATGCCATTTTTCCATGACACCGGGACGGCCGTCGATATCGTTCTTAACCCCTTGGGCGTGCCTTCGCGCATGAACATCGGGCAGATCATGGAAACCCACCTTGGCTGGGCTGGTCGTGAGCTTGGACAACAGCTTGCGGAAATGGTTGCGGAGAAGCAGCCGCTGGCCGAAATTCGAGCTCAAGTGAAAAAGGTTTTTGAATCGCCGGTAATCGACCAGGAAGTCGATGCCATGGATGATGAAACATTTGTGAAATCCGTCAAATCACTTCAAAATGGCATTATCGCGAAGACACCAGTCTTTGACGGGGCCGAAGAAGAAGAAATTTGGCGATGGCTTTCCATGGCCGGATTGCCCGACGACGGAAAAGTTTATCTCCATGATGGCAGAACAGGGGACCGATTCCATCGACCTGTTACTGTCGGCGTCATGTATATGTTGAAATTGCACCACTTGGTCGACGAAAAAATTCACGCTCGTTCGACCGGGCCTTACTCTTTGGTTACGCAGCAGCCATTGGGCGGTAAAGCACAATTTGGTGGGCAGCGACTTGGGGAAATGGAAGTCTGGGCTCTGGAAGCCTACGGTGCATCGTATTTGTTGCAGGAATTTCTCACCGTCAAATCTGACGATGTGACCGGCCGCGTGAAAATGTATGAGAAGATTGTCAAAGGCGACAATTTCCTTGAAGCCGGCCTGCCTGAATCCTTCAACGTCCTGGTCAAGGAATTGATGTCTCTTGGTTTGGATGTCAATCTTCTGCAGGAAGAGCGAAAGGTCAAACCCAAGCGTTAGGGTGAGGCAACGGTATCGCGACAGCACCTTTCTGTAGGATAGACACGCGACGTATTCGGCCGTCTGAAACGTCTTCGGACGGCCTTACGGGGGAAACCCCATAATATAGAGATTGCGAGGGAACACATGACCTTGGACGATCTTTTCAGCATGCGGGGAGCGGCCGCAAACCAGGTTTCGAGCCGTTCGCTCAAATCCATTAAGATTTCCATCGCCTCTCCTGAAAAAATTCGGGAATGGTCTTTCGGGGAAGTGAAAAAGCCCGAAACCATCAACTACCGGACGTTCAAGCCGGAACGTGACGGGTTGTTTTGCGCTAAGATTTTTGGACCAGTTAAAGACTACGAATGTAACTGCGGTAAATACAAGCGGATGAAACACCGCGGTATTGTGTGTGAAAAATGTGGTGTTGAAGTCATTGCTTCCAAAGTTCGCCGTGAGCGTATGGGCCACATTGAACTCGCCGCACCTGTTGCACACATTTGGTTTCTCAAGACCCTGCCGTCAAAAATTGGTACGTTACTTGATATGACCATGGTCGATCTGGAAAAGGTACTGTATTTCGATTCGTATCTTGTCATAGATCCCATGGAGACGAACCTGAGCAAAATGCAGGTCATCTCCGAAGACCAGTACTTGCAGGTGATCGACCATTACGGCGAAGATGCGCTGACAGTCGGCATGGGCGCTGAAGCCGTGCGGGGCTTGCTTGAAGAAATCGATTTGCTTGAACTGCGTACAACGTTACGTGAAGAGTCACTCACGACACGTTCACAGACGAAAAAGAAAAAAATAATCAAGCGCCTCAAAGTTGTTGAAGCGTTCCTTGAGTCCGGGAACCGGGCTGAGTGGATGATTATGGAAGTTATTCCGGTCATTCCACCTGAATTGCGTCCTTTGGTTCCTCTGGATGGCGGACGTTTCGCCACTTCCGACCTTAACGATCTCTATCGTCGTGTCATTAACCGGAACAACCGTCTGAAACGTTTGCTTGAGCTTGGTGCTCCCGACATTATTATCCGCAACGAAAAACGTATGTTGCAGGAATCCGTCGATGCCTTGTTCGACAATGGTCGGCGTGGACGGGCTATTACCGGAACCAACGGTCGTCCGCTGAAATCCCTGAGTGATATGATCAAAGGGAAGCAAGGACGTTTTCGTCAAAACCTTTTGGGAAAACGTGTCGACTACTCGGGACGTTCGGTTATCGTTGTCGGTCCCAAACTCA contains:
- the rpoB gene encoding DNA-directed RNA polymerase subunit beta, whose protein sequence is MTQLTKTFGKIKNTLAIPHLLNLQVDSYELFLQRDVSPASREDVGLEGVFRSVFPIEDFNKTASLEYVSYEIGEPKYDQAECITKGLTYEAPLRIKVRLVVYDVDEETENRTIRDIKEQVIYFGTVPLMTEKGTFIINGTERVIVNQLQRSPGIIFEHDSGKSHTSRKVLYSCRIIPMRGSWLDFDFDHKDILHVRIDRRRKMPATILFKAMGMSKADILGYFYKTEYYRLEGDKVFREIHEDFFRKEKAIADIVDKDGNVIIAEGKMINKRGWRLMMQANVETMEIEPEFLPGSFVADDVVDPETGEILAEAGDELTPEIIESIKESENTRIPVLYTRGIDVSSSMRDTLILDKTVDMIGAQVEIYRRLRPSSPPTPEIAANFFENLFRNPDYYDLSPVGRYKLNVRLNLDLPLDHRTLSNDDILRSVKHLTWLKDSHGPADDIDHLGNRRVRPVGELVENQYRIGLVRMERAIKERMSLQEVATLMPHDLINPKPVAAVLKEFFGTSQLSQFMDQTNALSEVTHKRRLSALGPGGLTRERAGFEVRDVHTSHYGRICPIETPEGPNIGLIVSLTTYSCVNDFGFIETPYRVVKDGVVTEDVKYLDATREADEVIAGANTELDDDGRFKHEFVSARVKGDLITQLPEDVTLMDISPSQIVSISAALIPFLEHDDANRALMGSNMQRQAVPLLRCDRPLVGTGMEGPVARDSGACLLAEADGEIFFVDAERFVVRYEGDIYPETGGVRAYELQKFHKSNQNTCFGQRPRLPVGTKIKKGDVLADGPGIEHGELALGKNLLVAFMPWCGYNYEDSILISERVVKEDVFTSVHIEEFEVVARDTKLGPEEITRDIPNVGEEMLKDLDDCGIIRIGAKVKPDDIMVGKITPKGETQLTPEEKLLRAIFGDKARDVKNTSLKVPPGIEGTVIDVRVFNRRSGDKDERTKSIEDFELNKLDVKEESQIAALNVTTREKIWAIAGGKIVATTIMGHRKGEVLLEANQPLREDILQVLPVKKLAGVFATREVNDEIDQLLEHYENQVVYIKNIYDQKRGKVTEGDDLPPGVIKMVKVYVAVKRKLNVGDKMAGRHGNKGVVSCILPIEDMPFFHDTGTAVDIVLNPLGVPSRMNIGQIMETHLGWAGRELGQQLAEMVAEKQPLAEIRAQVKKVFESPVIDQEVDAMDDETFVKSVKSLQNGIIAKTPVFDGAEEEEIWRWLSMAGLPDDGKVYLHDGRTGDRFHRPVTVGVMYMLKLHHLVDEKIHARSTGPYSLVTQQPLGGKAQFGGQRLGEMEVWALEAYGASYLLQEFLTVKSDDVTGRVKMYEKIVKGDNFLEAGLPESFNVLVKELMSLGLDVNLLQEERKVKPKR